The Anolis carolinensis isolate JA03-04 chromosome 1, rAnoCar3.1.pri, whole genome shotgun sequence genome window below encodes:
- the chrna1 gene encoding acetylcholine receptor subunit alpha isoform X2 — translation MDVNLKWNPEDYGGVKQIRIPSEDIWRPDLVLYNNADGDFAINKFTKILLNYTGHITWTPPAIFKSYCEIIVTHFPFDEQNCSMKLGTWTYDGTMVVINPESDRPDLSNYMGSGEWIMKDYRGWKHEVTYACCPDLPYLDITYHFVMLRLPLYFIVNVIIPCLLFSFLTGLVFYLPTDSGEKMTLSISVLLSLTVFLLVIVELIPSTSSAVPLIGKYMLFTMVFVIASIIITVIVINTHHRNPSTHTMPQWVRKIFIDTIPNLMFFSTMKRPSKNKQEKKIFSEDIDISEISGKQGPATVNFQSSLIKNPEVKSAIEGIKYIAETMKSDQESNNAAEEWKFVAMVVDHLLLGIFMSVCIIGTLAVFAGRLIELHQQG, via the exons ATGGATGTAAATTTGAAATGGAACCCAGAAGATTATGGGGGTGTGAAACAAATTCGCATCCCATCAGAAGATATCTGGCGTCCAGACTTAGTTTTATATAACAA tgCAGATGGTGATTTTGCGATTAATAAGTTTACCAAAATCCTTCTGAACTATACAGGCCACATTACATGGACACCACCAGCCATCTTTAAAAGCTACTGTGAAATCATAGTCACACATTTTCCATTTGATGAGCAAAATTGCAGCATGAAGTTGGGCACATGGACCTACGATGGTACCATGGTTGTCATTAACCCG GAAAGTGATCGCCCAGACCTGAGTAACTACATGGGGAGTGGAGAGTGGATTATGAAAGATTACCGAGGCTGGAAGCATGAGGTTACCTATGCCTGCTGCCCTGACCTTCCATACCTGGATATCACTTACCATTTTGTGATGCTGCGTTTGCCTCTCTACTTCATTGTCAATGTCATTATTCCTTGCCTCCTCTTCTCATTCTTAACAGGATTAGTGTTTTATCTGCCTACAGATTCAG GTGAGAAGATGACCCTGAGCATCTCTGTCCTGCTTTCTTTGACTGTGTTTCTCCTGGTCATTGTGGAGCTGATCCCCTCCACCTCCAGTGCAGTGCCATTGATCGGCAAATACATGTTGTTTACCATGGTGTTTGTCATCGCCTCCATCATCATCACTGTGATTGTGATCAACACGCACCACCGCAATCCAAGTACCCACACTATGCCTCAGTGGGTGAGGAAG ATTTTTATCGACACAATTCCAAACCTCATGTTTTTCTCAACAATGAAGCGGCCCTCCAAAAACAAACAGGAGAAAAAGATTTTTTCTGAAGACATAGATATTTCTGAAATCTCTGGGAAACAAGGTCCGGCTACTGTGAATTTCCAGTCATCGCTCATTAAAAACCCAGAGGTTAAAAGCGCTATTGAGGGCATCAAATATATCGCTGAAACAATGAAGTCAGACCAAGAGTCCAACAAT GCTGCAGAAGAATGGAAGTTTGTTGCTATGGTGGTTGACCACCTTCTTCTTGGCATCTTTATGTCAGTTTGCatcattggaactctggctgttTTTGCCGGTCGCCTCATTGAATTGCACCAGCAAGGCTGA
- the chrna1 gene encoding acetylcholine receptor subunit alpha isoform X1, whose amino-acid sequence MDVCCLPLLLLLGPAVLVRCSSHETRLVSDLFSKYNKVVRPVSNHRDPVRVTVGLQLIQLINVDEVNQIVTTNVRLKQQWMDVNLKWNPEDYGGVKQIRIPSEDIWRPDLVLYNNADGDFAINKFTKILLNYTGHITWTPPAIFKSYCEIIVTHFPFDEQNCSMKLGTWTYDGTMVVINPESDRPDLSNYMGSGEWIMKDYRGWKHEVTYACCPDLPYLDITYHFVMLRLPLYFIVNVIIPCLLFSFLTGLVFYLPTDSGEKMTLSISVLLSLTVFLLVIVELIPSTSSAVPLIGKYMLFTMVFVIASIIITVIVINTHHRNPSTHTMPQWVRKIFIDTIPNLMFFSTMKRPSKNKQEKKIFSEDIDISEISGKQGPATVNFQSSLIKNPEVKSAIEGIKYIAETMKSDQESNNAAEEWKFVAMVVDHLLLGIFMSVCIIGTLAVFAGRLIELHQQG is encoded by the exons ATGGATGTCTGCTGTTTACCACTCCTATTGCTCCTTGGACCAG CTGTTCTGGTTCGGTGTTCCAGTCACGAAACTCGTCTAGTTTCAGATTTGTTCAGTAAATATAACAAGGTTGTTCGCCCAGTCAGCAACCATCGTGATCCTGTTAGAGTCACTGTTGGCCTGCAGCTTATCCAGCTGATCAATGTG GATGAAGTGAACCAAATTGTAACAACCAACGTGCGCTTGAAACAG CAATGGATGGATGTAAATTTGAAATGGAACCCAGAAGATTATGGGGGTGTGAAACAAATTCGCATCCCATCAGAAGATATCTGGCGTCCAGACTTAGTTTTATATAACAA tgCAGATGGTGATTTTGCGATTAATAAGTTTACCAAAATCCTTCTGAACTATACAGGCCACATTACATGGACACCACCAGCCATCTTTAAAAGCTACTGTGAAATCATAGTCACACATTTTCCATTTGATGAGCAAAATTGCAGCATGAAGTTGGGCACATGGACCTACGATGGTACCATGGTTGTCATTAACCCG GAAAGTGATCGCCCAGACCTGAGTAACTACATGGGGAGTGGAGAGTGGATTATGAAAGATTACCGAGGCTGGAAGCATGAGGTTACCTATGCCTGCTGCCCTGACCTTCCATACCTGGATATCACTTACCATTTTGTGATGCTGCGTTTGCCTCTCTACTTCATTGTCAATGTCATTATTCCTTGCCTCCTCTTCTCATTCTTAACAGGATTAGTGTTTTATCTGCCTACAGATTCAG GTGAGAAGATGACCCTGAGCATCTCTGTCCTGCTTTCTTTGACTGTGTTTCTCCTGGTCATTGTGGAGCTGATCCCCTCCACCTCCAGTGCAGTGCCATTGATCGGCAAATACATGTTGTTTACCATGGTGTTTGTCATCGCCTCCATCATCATCACTGTGATTGTGATCAACACGCACCACCGCAATCCAAGTACCCACACTATGCCTCAGTGGGTGAGGAAG ATTTTTATCGACACAATTCCAAACCTCATGTTTTTCTCAACAATGAAGCGGCCCTCCAAAAACAAACAGGAGAAAAAGATTTTTTCTGAAGACATAGATATTTCTGAAATCTCTGGGAAACAAGGTCCGGCTACTGTGAATTTCCAGTCATCGCTCATTAAAAACCCAGAGGTTAAAAGCGCTATTGAGGGCATCAAATATATCGCTGAAACAATGAAGTCAGACCAAGAGTCCAACAAT GCTGCAGAAGAATGGAAGTTTGTTGCTATGGTGGTTGACCACCTTCTTCTTGGCATCTTTATGTCAGTTTGCatcattggaactctggctgttTTTGCCGGTCGCCTCATTGAATTGCACCAGCAAGGCTGA